A single window of Kineococcus rhizosphaerae DNA harbors:
- a CDS encoding HNH endonuclease, with the protein MTTSPTPRNGSTWAWRKLRARVLAKSDVCHLCGRPGADEVDHVIPIARGGALLDEANCRPAHRSCNRRKGAKLYVPAPRSSRSSRSTSPTRSSTAKDVGPSRDW; encoded by the coding sequence ATGACGACCTCGCCGACACCGAGGAACGGCAGCACGTGGGCGTGGCGCAAGCTCCGCGCCCGCGTCCTCGCGAAGTCCGACGTCTGCCACCTGTGCGGGCGTCCGGGAGCAGACGAGGTCGACCACGTCATCCCGATCGCCCGCGGCGGCGCCCTCCTCGATGAGGCGAACTGCCGCCCGGCCCACAGGTCGTGCAACCGACGCAAGGGCGCGAAGCTCTACGTCCCCGCGCCGAGGTCGTCGAGGTCGTCGAGGTCGACAAGTCCGACGAGGTCGTCGACGGCGAAGGACGTCGGGCCGTCCCGCGACTGGTGA
- a CDS encoding phage major capsid protein produces the protein MNTTTAAAILKPSEVADLVVRPALAQSIAARATTLITIGTHNLRIPIVDSDPTAGWIEEAAEIPLSDMPMRELLVTPSKVAGLVKVSREAADDTSPAATTAIGDGLARDIARRLDYAFAGNLPAPAPKGLDSIPDGDLALVERDGAFENGDSLDDFARAASLIEEAGGSVTAWLASPTDALALATLKATTDGVTPLLAPDPTRAASRTIEGVPLLVSPAITPGTVYGIDKAVTYLVMREDTRVEVDGSRFFTSDEVAVRAVMRASFGFADPGRIARIAYPTP, from the coding sequence GTGAACACCACCACCGCCGCCGCGATCCTCAAGCCGTCTGAGGTCGCCGACCTCGTCGTCCGGCCCGCCCTGGCACAGTCGATCGCCGCCCGCGCGACGACCCTCATCACCATCGGCACCCACAACCTCCGTATCCCGATCGTCGACTCCGACCCGACCGCCGGGTGGATCGAGGAGGCCGCGGAGATTCCTCTCTCCGACATGCCGATGCGCGAACTCCTCGTCACGCCCTCGAAGGTCGCGGGCCTCGTGAAGGTGTCCCGTGAAGCTGCCGACGACACCTCGCCCGCGGCGACGACCGCGATCGGCGACGGCCTCGCCCGTGACATCGCCCGGCGTCTCGACTACGCCTTCGCCGGCAACCTCCCGGCCCCCGCGCCGAAGGGCCTGGACTCGATCCCGGACGGCGACCTCGCCCTCGTGGAGCGGGACGGCGCGTTCGAGAACGGCGACAGCCTCGACGACTTCGCCCGCGCCGCGTCCCTCATCGAGGAGGCCGGAGGGTCCGTCACGGCGTGGCTGGCCTCGCCCACCGACGCCCTCGCCCTGGCGACCCTCAAGGCCACCACGGACGGCGTCACGCCCCTCCTGGCGCCCGACCCGACCCGGGCGGCGTCGCGCACCATCGAGGGCGTCCCCCTCCTCGTCTCGCCCGCGATCACCCCCGGCACCGTGTACGGGATCGACAAGGCCGTCACCTACCTCGTGATGCGCGAGGACACCCGCGTCGAGGTCGACGGGTCCCGGTTCTTCACCTCCGATGAGGTCGCCGTCCGCGCCGTGATGCGCGCGTCCTTCGGGTTCGCCGACCCGGGCCGGATCGCCCGGATCGCCTACCCGACCCCCTGA
- a CDS encoding DUF3987 domain-containing protein: MVTSSPYGLSIFPPHADLLASSAIKPDVARARGYVSVDTKVRLADLGFAEGQRRTPGLLIPLHSTTGEVAGYQYRPDDPREVEGRVVKYESLPGSTPVLDVSPTARPWLRGSRPLWVTEGSRKVDALASVGLAAIGLLGVSSWTSQGVALADWRDVLLRGREVVIAFDSDVMTKVSVREALDALAHYLAGKGARVRRINWPRSPQSPRNPQKSEVDDPKVGVDDYLAADHSVHDLEALVVDYVIAAPTPLTKAPTLPDFPTNALPAWVADMVTTLAEATQTDPGMSGPLALGALGAAAGGRVEVEVRPGWVEPTNLFVAVASAPGTRKSAVFRELFAPIQRAEADLLAEARPAMLERQTERDVADRAAELARKKAGAELDRTRREELLAEAIAAADHAASVSVPPLPRLLADDVTPEAAASLLAECGGRLAIVSAEAGIFDTLAGRYSTVPNLDVALKGHAGDTLRVDRRGRPPEYVEHPALTMVLAVQPSVLRGIGGNGTFAGRGLLARFLYALPPNRVGFRRVAPDPVPDDVRRQYAENLGATARLLAHRGEVVVLRLGDAAEAIFRAEEERLEPLLGPAGRLGGIAEWGSKLMGAIARIAALLHLAGPGPVADGVINAETMKDAVAIGRYFTAHALATFEAMGADASLDDARHVLQHLRRRSVEAFTVRALLTDLGRGRFPTVEKLTEALTTLDDLGWITRLPAPPRTGRGRPPSPTYIVHPATFADTADSADLVEWGAARPPRTTSADTADSADRGAA, encoded by the coding sequence ATGGTCACCTCCTCGCCCTACGGCCTCTCGATCTTCCCCCCACACGCCGACTTGCTGGCCTCCTCAGCGATCAAGCCGGACGTCGCCCGCGCCCGCGGGTACGTGTCGGTAGACACGAAGGTCCGCCTCGCCGACCTCGGCTTCGCCGAGGGACAGCGTCGGACCCCCGGCCTCCTCATCCCGTTGCACTCCACGACCGGCGAGGTCGCCGGGTACCAGTACCGCCCCGACGACCCGCGCGAGGTTGAGGGACGGGTCGTGAAGTACGAGTCCCTCCCGGGGTCGACCCCGGTCCTCGACGTCTCGCCGACCGCGCGCCCGTGGCTCCGCGGCTCCCGGCCCCTGTGGGTCACGGAAGGCTCCCGGAAGGTCGACGCCCTGGCCTCCGTCGGGCTGGCCGCGATCGGCCTCCTCGGCGTCTCCTCGTGGACCTCTCAAGGGGTCGCCCTGGCCGACTGGCGCGACGTCCTGCTCCGGGGGCGGGAGGTCGTGATCGCCTTCGACTCCGACGTGATGACGAAGGTCAGCGTCCGGGAGGCCCTCGACGCCCTCGCCCACTACCTCGCCGGGAAGGGGGCCCGGGTCCGTCGCATCAACTGGCCGAGGTCACCGCAGAGTCCGCGTAATCCGCAGAAGTCGGAGGTGGACGACCCGAAGGTCGGCGTCGACGACTACCTCGCCGCCGACCACAGCGTCCACGACCTCGAGGCCCTCGTCGTCGACTACGTCATCGCCGCCCCTACCCCCCTGACGAAGGCCCCGACCCTCCCGGACTTCCCGACCAACGCCCTCCCGGCGTGGGTCGCGGACATGGTCACCACCCTCGCCGAGGCGACACAGACCGACCCCGGCATGTCCGGCCCCCTGGCCCTCGGCGCACTCGGCGCCGCCGCGGGTGGGCGCGTCGAGGTCGAGGTCCGGCCCGGATGGGTCGAGCCGACGAACCTCTTCGTCGCCGTCGCCTCCGCACCCGGGACGCGCAAGTCCGCCGTCTTCCGGGAGTTGTTCGCCCCGATCCAACGCGCCGAGGCCGACCTCCTCGCCGAGGCCCGCCCGGCGATGCTCGAGCGACAGACCGAACGCGACGTCGCCGACCGCGCCGCCGAACTGGCCCGGAAGAAGGCCGGGGCCGAACTGGACCGGACCCGGCGCGAGGAACTCCTCGCCGAGGCGATCGCCGCCGCCGACCACGCCGCCTCCGTCTCCGTCCCGCCGTTGCCGCGACTGCTGGCCGACGACGTCACCCCGGAGGCGGCGGCGTCCCTACTGGCCGAGTGCGGGGGGCGCCTAGCGATCGTGTCCGCGGAGGCTGGCATCTTCGACACCCTCGCCGGGCGCTACTCCACCGTCCCGAACCTCGACGTCGCCCTCAAGGGTCACGCGGGCGACACCCTCCGCGTAGACCGTCGAGGTCGCCCGCCGGAGTACGTCGAGCACCCGGCGTTGACGATGGTTCTCGCCGTCCAACCGTCTGTGCTGCGGGGGATTGGCGGGAACGGGACCTTCGCCGGGCGCGGGTTGCTGGCCCGGTTCCTGTACGCCCTCCCGCCGAACCGGGTCGGCTTCCGCCGGGTCGCCCCCGACCCCGTCCCCGACGACGTCCGGCGTCAGTACGCCGAGAACCTCGGAGCGACCGCCCGTCTTCTGGCCCACCGTGGCGAAGTCGTCGTCCTCCGCCTGGGCGACGCCGCCGAGGCCATCTTCCGTGCCGAGGAGGAACGCCTCGAGCCGTTGCTTGGGCCTGCTGGGCGGCTCGGCGGCATCGCCGAGTGGGGGTCGAAGCTCATGGGCGCGATCGCCCGGATCGCTGCACTCCTCCACCTCGCCGGGCCGGGCCCGGTCGCCGACGGCGTCATCAACGCCGAGACGATGAAGGACGCCGTCGCGATCGGCAGGTACTTCACCGCGCACGCCCTGGCGACGTTCGAGGCGATGGGCGCCGACGCGAGTCTCGACGACGCTCGGCACGTCCTCCAGCACCTCCGGCGCCGCAGCGTGGAGGCGTTCACGGTCCGGGCCCTGCTCACCGACCTCGGGCGCGGGCGTTTCCCCACCGTGGAGAAGCTCACCGAGGCGTTGACGACTCTCGACGACCTCGGGTGGATCACCCGGCTTCCGGCGCCGCCGCGGACGGGACGAGGCCGTCCGCCGTCGCCGACGTACATCGTCCACCCGGCGACTTTCGCGGATACCGCGGATTCCGCGGACCTTGTCGAGTGGGGGGCCGCGCGACCACCCCGGACGACTTCCGCGGATACCGCGGATTCCGCGGACAGGGGGGCGGCGTGA
- a CDS encoding helix-turn-helix domain-containing protein, producing MSAATDHRPLDLDALGPSCDLIVAGQALGLGRTKSYELARSGEFPVRVERIGSRYRVPTAELRRFLGVSTIREDVA from the coding sequence ATGAGCGCCGCAACGGACCACCGTCCCCTCGACCTCGACGCCCTGGGGCCGTCCTGCGACCTCATCGTCGCGGGCCAGGCCCTCGGACTCGGGCGGACGAAGTCCTACGAACTCGCACGGTCCGGAGAGTTCCCGGTCCGTGTCGAGCGCATCGGGTCTCGCTACCGGGTCCCGACCGCCGAACTCCGCCGGTTCCTCGGGGTGTCGACGATCCGGGAGGACGTCGCGTGA
- a CDS encoding helix-turn-helix domain-containing protein — MTRADAEVPADVWEELHDLASEPGGERNIARHLRDELSRRGWSQEAFAAKVRDEGLPYFRQSAISRILKPQGEPRAITVEEACAFARVLDLPVALLFAPEGVVQNMKVARYLRDLPTLWSERVEAEIRHEEAEGAILRFLESEDDGVPGLREAITERLDKARRARAQAEEEVDGEFFGTVTSADDHLLDEWEKRSK; from the coding sequence ATGACGAGAGCTGACGCCGAGGTCCCCGCGGACGTATGGGAAGAACTCCACGACCTCGCGAGCGAACCGGGAGGCGAACGGAACATCGCCCGCCACCTCCGGGACGAGCTGTCCCGTCGAGGATGGTCACAAGAAGCCTTCGCGGCGAAGGTCCGCGACGAAGGACTTCCCTACTTCCGACAGAGCGCAATCTCACGAATCCTCAAGCCACAGGGGGAACCTCGTGCGATCACGGTCGAGGAGGCGTGCGCGTTCGCCCGCGTCCTCGACCTTCCCGTCGCGCTCCTCTTCGCCCCCGAAGGGGTCGTGCAGAACATGAAGGTCGCGCGCTACCTGCGCGACTTGCCGACCCTGTGGAGCGAACGCGTCGAGGCCGAAATCCGTCACGAGGAAGCCGAGGGTGCGATCCTGCGGTTCCTCGAATCCGAGGACGACGGCGTCCCCGGTCTGCGCGAGGCGATCACGGAGCGACTCGATAAGGCGCGGCGGGCCCGCGCCCAGGCCGAGGAGGAGGTCGACGGCGAGTTCTTCGGCACCGTCACCAGCGCAGACGATCACCTCCTCGACGAGTGGGAGAAGCGATCGAAGTGA
- a CDS encoding TetR/AcrR family transcriptional regulator — MQGVRSSTESTTESSARTRTRSAVLLGAMATLRERPAASLGEIAAGGGISRSTLHRYYPDRRQLLAAIEELVEAEYEAAVEAAHVDDGTGLEAFARLVDELFRRLDVLAWWLRQDAEDDEELDSRIGALIARGQADGSIAAGLSGAWVEGLVWAGLWAANDLVVAGVHSLRDVRSMCRQSLVRALTA; from the coding sequence GTGCAGGGGGTGCGGTCGTCCACGGAGTCGACGACGGAGAGCTCGGCCCGCACCCGCACCCGGTCCGCGGTGCTGCTGGGCGCCATGGCGACCCTGCGCGAACGGCCCGCCGCCTCCCTCGGTGAGATCGCGGCCGGCGGGGGCATCTCCCGCAGCACCCTGCACCGCTACTACCCCGACCGCCGTCAGCTCCTGGCGGCCATCGAGGAACTCGTCGAAGCCGAGTACGAGGCCGCGGTCGAGGCCGCCCACGTCGACGACGGCACCGGCCTGGAGGCCTTCGCCCGGCTCGTCGACGAGCTCTTCCGCCGGCTCGACGTGCTCGCGTGGTGGTTGCGGCAGGACGCCGAGGACGACGAGGAGCTCGACTCCCGCATCGGCGCGCTCATCGCCCGCGGCCAGGCCGACGGCTCGATCGCCGCAGGGCTGAGCGGTGCGTGGGTCGAGGGCCTGGTCTGGGCCGGGTTGTGGGCCGCCAACGACCTCGTCGTCGCCGGCGTGCACAGCCTGCGTGACGTCCGGTCGATGTGCCGGCAGTCCCTGGTCCGCGCCCTCACCGCCTGA
- a CDS encoding riboflavin kinase, with translation MDEQGPAAPLEFTGVVERGDERGRTLGFPTANLPLPPGLDPEDGVWAGIAQVHGSGDVHVAAVSVGTRPTYYRRDGVRLLEAHLLDFSGDLLGARLTVHLYRRLRNQRRFDGPAELVTQLEVDVRAVRAWAREQQVRGRRKVARGTRTLRRQELAQRLVDRSERRTSAVAARVAAVAAAGGTPTHEDVAQATGVPVDYLRWRYPDLNVLGAAPEGERAG, from the coding sequence GTGGACGAGCAGGGACCCGCCGCACCGCTGGAGTTCACCGGCGTCGTGGAACGGGGCGACGAGCGCGGCCGGACCCTCGGGTTCCCGACCGCGAACCTGCCGTTGCCGCCGGGGCTCGACCCCGAGGACGGCGTGTGGGCCGGCATCGCCCAGGTCCACGGCTCCGGGGACGTCCACGTCGCCGCCGTCTCCGTCGGCACCCGCCCCACCTACTACCGGCGCGACGGGGTCCGCCTCCTCGAGGCGCACCTGCTGGACTTCTCCGGAGACCTGCTCGGTGCCCGCCTCACCGTCCACCTCTACCGCCGGCTGCGCAACCAGCGGCGCTTCGACGGCCCCGCCGAGCTCGTCACCCAGCTCGAGGTCGACGTGCGCGCGGTGCGGGCCTGGGCCCGCGAGCAGCAGGTGCGCGGCCGGCGCAAGGTCGCGCGCGGCACCCGGACGCTGCGGCGGCAGGAACTCGCCCAGCGCCTCGTGGACCGCTCCGAGCGGCGGACCAGCGCCGTCGCCGCCCGGGTCGCGGCGGTCGCGGCGGCCGGGGGCACACCCACGCACGAGGACGTCGCGCAGGCCACCGGCGTGCCCGTCGACTACCTGCGGTGGCGCTACCCCGACCTGAACGTGCTCGGCGCCGCCCCCGAGGGCGAGCGCGCCGGCTGA
- a CDS encoding SDR family NAD(P)-dependent oxidoreductase: MDLGFEGRVVVVAGGRGYIGRAVVDRLRAEGAVVVVASREPGEGGVALDLVDPASVDAAVRRVLDEHGRIDGLVVTAAPSARTLDPAKNSDPEQILTALDAKALGFLRLAAAVTPAMREAGYGRIVGVSGQNAYLTGNTTGAVRNAALVIVAKNLADELAGTGVAVNTVNPGPVVDDPSARVPEHGPGESSPQQIADLVAFLVSPLSAVSGEAVAIGHRVRGVTAF; the protein is encoded by the coding sequence ATGGATCTCGGGTTCGAAGGACGCGTCGTCGTGGTCGCCGGCGGCCGGGGCTACATCGGCCGTGCCGTGGTGGACAGGTTGCGGGCCGAGGGGGCGGTCGTCGTCGTCGCCTCGCGCGAACCCGGTGAGGGCGGGGTGGCCCTCGACCTCGTGGACCCGGCCTCCGTGGACGCCGCCGTCCGGCGGGTCCTCGACGAGCACGGCCGCATCGACGGCCTCGTCGTGACCGCGGCCCCATCGGCCCGGACCCTGGACCCGGCGAAGAACTCCGACCCCGAGCAGATCCTCACCGCGCTCGACGCCAAGGCCCTGGGGTTCCTGCGCCTGGCCGCAGCGGTGACGCCGGCCATGCGCGAGGCCGGGTACGGCCGGATCGTCGGCGTCAGCGGCCAGAACGCCTACCTGACGGGCAACACGACGGGCGCGGTGCGCAACGCAGCCCTCGTCATCGTCGCGAAGAACCTCGCCGACGAACTCGCGGGCACCGGGGTCGCGGTGAACACCGTCAACCCCGGCCCGGTCGTCGACGACCCGTCGGCCCGGGTCCCCGAGCACGGCCCCGGGGAGTCCTCCCCGCAGCAGATCGCCGACCTCGTCGCCTTCCTGGTCTCCCCGCTGTCCGCCGTCAGCGGCGAGGCCGTCGCGATCGGGCACCGCGTGCGCGGCGTCACGGCGTTCTGA
- a CDS encoding nitroreductase family deazaflavin-dependent oxidoreductase: MTVSDFNQQIIEEFRANGGTVTTYGFGRNLVLVHHEGARTGTRRIAPLFALPTPDGGWWIAASKAGADDDPAWFHNLQAHPDTVIEHPDHGEVAVHAVVLEGADRDEVWAKFKEASPGFAGYEQKTSRVIPVVELRRR; the protein is encoded by the coding sequence ATGACGGTGTCCGACTTCAACCAGCAGATCATCGAGGAGTTCCGCGCCAACGGCGGGACGGTGACCACCTACGGCTTCGGCCGCAACCTCGTCCTCGTGCACCACGAGGGCGCCCGGACCGGCACCCGGCGCATCGCGCCGCTGTTCGCGCTGCCGACCCCGGACGGCGGGTGGTGGATCGCGGCCTCCAAGGCGGGCGCCGACGACGACCCGGCCTGGTTCCACAACCTGCAGGCCCACCCCGACACCGTGATCGAGCACCCCGACCACGGCGAGGTCGCCGTCCACGCCGTCGTCCTCGAAGGCGCCGACCGCGACGAGGTGTGGGCGAAGTTCAAGGAGGCCAGCCCCGGGTTCGCCGGCTACGAGCAGAAGACCTCCCGCGTCATCCCCGTCGTGGAGCTGCGCCGCCGCTGA
- a CDS encoding aldo/keto reductase codes for METRTLGRGLAVSAIGLGCMGMSQSYGPNPGDRDAMVTVLRDAVDQGVTFFDTAEVYGPYVNEELVGEALEPVRDDVVIATKFGWRIEDGRSVGLDSRPEQIRRVVEDSLRRLRTDRIDLLYQHRVDLEVPVEDVAGTVADLVAQGKVAHFGLSEAGAATIRRAHAVFPVTALQSEYSLWSRELDAEVLPTLDELGVALVPFSPLGKGFLTGTVDAATDFTENDIRTTIPRFSQENRAANQALVDLVRSVADQAGATPAQVALAWLLGRRPTLVPIPGTRRSARIAENVAAADLRLSAEQTTALDGAAERFGVAGARYDEAMQALTER; via the coding sequence GTGGAGACCAGGACCCTCGGCCGAGGACTCGCCGTCTCGGCGATCGGGCTGGGCTGCATGGGGATGAGCCAGAGCTACGGCCCCAACCCCGGCGACCGCGACGCCATGGTCACCGTCCTGCGGGACGCGGTCGACCAGGGCGTCACCTTCTTCGACACCGCCGAGGTGTACGGCCCGTACGTCAACGAGGAACTCGTCGGCGAGGCGCTCGAACCCGTGCGCGACGACGTCGTGATCGCCACGAAGTTCGGCTGGCGCATCGAGGACGGGCGCTCGGTCGGGCTGGACAGCCGCCCCGAGCAGATCCGCCGGGTCGTGGAGGACTCGCTGCGCCGGTTGCGGACCGACCGCATCGACCTGCTGTACCAGCACCGCGTCGACCTCGAGGTGCCCGTGGAGGACGTCGCCGGCACCGTCGCCGACCTCGTGGCCCAGGGCAAGGTGGCGCACTTCGGGTTGTCGGAGGCGGGCGCGGCCACGATCCGCCGCGCGCACGCCGTCTTCCCCGTCACCGCGCTGCAGAGCGAGTACTCGCTGTGGTCCCGTGAGCTCGACGCCGAGGTCCTGCCCACCCTCGACGAGCTCGGCGTCGCCCTGGTGCCGTTCAGCCCCCTGGGCAAGGGGTTCCTCACGGGGACCGTCGACGCGGCCACCGACTTCACCGAGAACGACATCCGGACCACGATCCCGCGCTTCTCGCAGGAGAACCGGGCCGCCAACCAGGCCCTCGTCGACCTCGTGCGCTCGGTGGCCGACCAGGCCGGCGCGACGCCCGCCCAGGTCGCCCTGGCCTGGTTGCTGGGACGGCGCCCCACGCTCGTGCCGATCCCCGGCACCCGCCGGTCCGCGCGGATCGCCGAGAACGTCGCCGCGGCCGACCTGCGGCTGAGCGCGGAGCAGACCACCGCCCTCGACGGCGCGGCCGAGCGGTTCGGCGTGGCCGGGGCCCGCTACGACGAGGCGATGCAGGCGCTGACGGAGCGCTGA
- a CDS encoding AraC family transcriptional regulator — protein sequence MSLAETRAETFAGPSCRGLPSATDVLSAALACVRWNVEEYRTFSAGPGARTHHAGDGGRFLLVETGRVRVTSAALDAPQELRAGHYLLLPRGGEHHLVVLEDAVVHSADLSADSPDAVRLLRAMPAAVLACCLLARDPFVADVLQQISREVSAQRPGSAPVVAALANVVTTAALRSWAESGCGSAEVLRGMLRDDDVARALSAIHADPGAAWTVDRLARLALSSRTVFAERFRRAVGQTPVAYLARFRMEEAKRLLQVQRHDASVTDIATSLGYASDAAFIRAFRRHTGTAPGRWRQLSEDDREDGRAANRGELDARSTVPPRIAATAPTA from the coding sequence GTGAGCCTCGCCGAGACCCGCGCCGAGACGTTCGCCGGACCGTCCTGCCGGGGCCTGCCGTCCGCGACGGACGTCCTGAGCGCGGCCCTGGCCTGCGTGCGCTGGAACGTGGAGGAGTACCGCACGTTCAGCGCCGGGCCCGGCGCCCGCACCCACCACGCCGGGGACGGCGGGAGGTTCCTGCTCGTCGAGACCGGCCGGGTCCGCGTCACCTCCGCGGCGCTCGACGCGCCGCAGGAGCTGCGCGCCGGGCACTACCTCCTGCTGCCCCGGGGCGGCGAGCACCACCTCGTGGTCCTCGAGGACGCCGTCGTGCACAGCGCCGACCTGTCCGCCGACAGCCCCGACGCCGTCCGGCTGCTGCGGGCCATGCCCGCCGCGGTCCTCGCGTGCTGCCTGCTCGCGCGCGACCCCTTCGTCGCCGACGTCCTGCAGCAGATCTCCCGCGAGGTCTCCGCGCAGCGGCCCGGGTCGGCCCCCGTCGTCGCGGCGCTCGCCAACGTCGTCACCACCGCGGCCCTGCGGTCGTGGGCCGAGAGCGGCTGCGGCAGCGCGGAGGTGCTGCGCGGGATGCTGCGCGACGACGACGTGGCCCGGGCCCTGAGCGCCATCCACGCCGACCCGGGCGCCGCGTGGACGGTGGACCGCCTCGCCCGGCTGGCGCTGTCCTCGCGCACCGTCTTCGCCGAGCGCTTCCGGCGGGCCGTGGGCCAGACCCCGGTGGCGTACCTGGCCCGGTTCCGGATGGAGGAGGCCAAACGCCTCCTGCAGGTCCAGCGGCACGACGCGTCGGTGACCGACATCGCCACCAGCCTCGGCTACGCCTCGGACGCGGCCTTCATCCGTGCCTTCCGCAGGCACACGGGGACCGCGCCCGGGCGCTGGCGTCAGCTGTCCGAGGACGATCGCGAGGACGGCCGCGCGGCGAACCGCGGCGAGCTCGACGCCCGCAGCACCGTCCCGCCCAGGATCGCGGCGACCGCGCCGACGGCGTAG
- a CDS encoding MFS transporter: MNSDTPVTTRRGAGRIPRPRSSGRTAPRSPWPAVVALGVGVFALVTAEFLPASLLPRIAADLGISEGLAGQAVTATALAGIVAAPTVGALFPRADRRRLLAALLAAAVVSNALVALSGAFWTILLARLLLGVALAGFWGLAPAVTARLAPPDKVGRAVMVSNAGMPLATVTAVPVGTFLGEAWGWRPVFWLATAITVVALVVVWFAVPRVAPAEGAAAPGLSSLVGALRSKVLVAGLVGVGFLAGGHFTAFTYVRPALQRLPEVSTGQIATVLTVLGVASVLGNLAAGPTADRRLPLALVLWPALLAVGVVGVVAGVGPFAVVVVAAALWGFAFGGIPTIVISWLARTVPDRVEQGAGLTTSMFQVAIAVAAGVGGLLVDGAGVTTAYAVGAVAAILGGTVLRASSSPRFAARPSSRSSSDS; encoded by the coding sequence GTGAACAGCGACACCCCCGTGACGACCCGCCGCGGCGCGGGCCGGATCCCCCGGCCCCGCAGCTCCGGCCGCACCGCCCCGCGCTCCCCCTGGCCCGCCGTGGTGGCGCTCGGCGTGGGCGTCTTCGCCCTCGTGACCGCCGAGTTCCTGCCCGCGAGCCTGCTGCCCCGCATCGCCGCCGACCTCGGCATCTCCGAAGGTCTCGCCGGCCAGGCCGTCACCGCGACCGCACTGGCCGGGATCGTCGCCGCCCCGACCGTCGGCGCGCTGTTCCCGCGCGCCGACCGGCGCCGCCTGCTCGCGGCGCTGCTCGCGGCCGCGGTCGTGTCCAACGCCCTCGTGGCCCTCTCCGGCGCCTTCTGGACGATCCTGCTGGCCCGGCTGCTGCTGGGCGTCGCCCTGGCCGGGTTCTGGGGGCTGGCGCCGGCCGTCACCGCACGGCTGGCCCCGCCGGACAAGGTCGGCCGGGCCGTCATGGTCTCCAACGCCGGCATGCCGCTGGCCACCGTGACCGCGGTGCCCGTCGGGACCTTCCTCGGCGAGGCGTGGGGGTGGCGGCCGGTGTTCTGGCTCGCGACGGCGATCACGGTCGTGGCCCTGGTGGTCGTGTGGTTCGCCGTGCCGCGCGTCGCGCCCGCCGAGGGCGCCGCGGCGCCGGGCCTGTCCTCGCTGGTGGGCGCCCTGCGCTCGAAGGTGCTGGTCGCCGGGCTGGTCGGCGTCGGGTTCCTCGCCGGCGGGCACTTCACCGCCTTCACCTACGTCCGCCCCGCGCTGCAACGGCTGCCCGAGGTGAGCACCGGGCAGATCGCCACGGTCCTGACGGTCCTGGGCGTCGCGTCGGTGCTGGGCAACCTGGCGGCCGGCCCGACCGCGGACCGCCGGCTCCCGCTGGCCCTCGTGCTGTGGCCGGCCCTGCTCGCGGTGGGCGTCGTCGGGGTCGTCGCCGGCGTGGGTCCGTTCGCCGTCGTCGTGGTCGCGGCCGCGCTGTGGGGCTTCGCGTTCGGCGGCATCCCCACGATCGTCATCAGCTGGCTGGCCCGCACCGTCCCCGACCGGGTCGAGCAGGGCGCCGGGCTGACGACGTCGATGTTCCAGGTGGCGATCGCCGTGGCCGCCGGGGTCGGCGGGCTGCTGGTGGACGGGGCCGGGGTGACGACGGCCTACGCCGTCGGCGCGGTCGCCGCGATCCTGGGCGGGACGGTGCTGCGGGCGTCGAGCTCGCCGCGGTTCGCCGCGCGGCCGTCCTCGCGATCGTCCTCGGACAGCTGA
- a CDS encoding sigma factor-like helix-turn-helix DNA-binding protein — protein sequence MRGAALQRLARALLRDPAEADDVVQDVLARVLLAWPRISRSPDPAAEVDRRLVLATTRHRRGSRSTRAGTPGPLGVLPVRQRAVLALRYVDDQSDERIADVLDTSVEQVRAAAERGLAALRRRTAAAG from the coding sequence GTGCGCGGGGCTGCGCTGCAGCGGCTGGCCCGCGCCCTGCTGCGCGACCCGGCCGAAGCCGACGACGTCGTGCAGGACGTGCTCGCCCGGGTCCTGCTGGCGTGGCCGCGGATCTCGCGCTCGCCCGACCCCGCCGCGGAGGTGGACCGCAGGCTGGTCCTGGCGACCACGCGGCACCGGCGGGGGTCGAGGTCCACCCGGGCCGGGACCCCCGGGCCGCTGGGCGTGCTGCCGGTCCGGCAGCGCGCCGTCCTGGCGTTGCGGTACGTCGACGACCAGTCCGACGAACGCATCGCCGACGTCCTGGACACCTCCGTCGAGCAGGTCCGCGCCGCGGCCGAGCGCGGGCTCGCCGCGCTGCGCCGCCGGACGGCCGCCGCCGGGTGA